From Saccharomyces kudriavzevii IFO 1802 strain IFO1802 genome assembly, chromosome: 11:
GCTGATATCAATCGCTTAACCGCTCCTTATCTATTAAGCTTCgtcaatctttgaaagaacctCCACCTATCCACTCTCGTCAAACTAATTCCAGTTTGGGTGGTATGGATGATTCTAATGTCTTTACAAATACCAAAGGTAAGAAAAGAGCATGCATAGTCTAGAACCACCAAGGTCAAAAAAACGTATTCATTTAATTGCAGCTGTAAAGGCGGTAAAGTCAATCAAACCATTCCGAACGACCTTAAGATATGATGAAGCAATCACATATAATAAGagtaatgaagaaaaggagaaatatACTGAAGCATATCATAAAGAAGTTAACCAactattaaaaatgaatgctTGGGAAACAGACAAGTATTATGATAGAAACTCGATGGGttccaagaatatgatAAGCTCAGTGCTTGTATTCAACAAGAAGCGTGACGGAACACATAAGGCTAGATTTGTTGCAAGAGGTGACATACAGCATCCCGATACATATGATCCGGGCATGCAATCCAATACTGTACATCATTATGCACTGATGACATCTTTGTCACTTGCATTAGATAATGACTACTATGTCACACAACTAGACGTATCCTCCGCTTACTTGTATGCCGACATCAAAGAGGAATTATACATAAGACCTCCACCACATCTAGgattgaataataaattactaagtttaaagaaatcactTTATGGTTTAAAACAAAGTGGTGCAAACTGGTATGAAACTATTAAATCATACTTAATAAAGCAATGTGGCATGGACGAAGTACGTGGATGGTCGTGtgtgttcaaaaatagtcAAGTCACAATATGTCTATTCGTTGATGACATGATATTATTCAGCAAAGATCTAAAAGCGAATAAGAAAGTCATAGCAAATCTCagaattaagaaaaaaaaaaaattaaagccATGACCTCTTGGAGAAGAGCAAAGTACCTCTGAGTAGTAG
This genomic window contains:
- the SKDI11G3220 gene encoding uncharacterized protein codes for the protein MHSLEPPRSKKRIHLIAAVKAVKSIKPFRTTLRYDEAITYNKSNEEKEKYTEAYHKEVNQLLKMNAWETDKYYDRNSMGSKNMISSVLVFNKKRDGTHKARFVARGDIQHPDTYDPGMQSNTVHHYALMTSLSLALDNDYYVTQLDVSSAYLYADIKEELYIRPPPHLGLNNKLLSLKKSLYGLKQSGANWYETIKSYLIKQCGMDEVRGWSCVFKNSQVTICLFVDDMILFSKDLKANKKVIANLRIKKKKKLKP